A part of Ptychodera flava strain L36383 chromosome 11, AS_Pfla_20210202, whole genome shotgun sequence genomic DNA contains:
- the LOC139143835 gene encoding uncharacterized protein produces MSGKTKVYVIGGIVVCVIAIIIGLVASSLKQLESDEMGIKYDNIQKKLFDSVEQEGLHTGPPGYNFVKFPSVFRTIEFPELRCLNKDGVNTELNVAFQYQARPADLRSIIMEFKDHETYVTVLKYAGEAAIHEACSKYNTTEFQTIRAMFQQTVREHVVTRFDELRANVADLQVNNIARPYAYEEAIRQKEAARENIAVALNERPRQLTQANTAKREAETAATIAINKAESDARIILNRAQNEAKAIEKQYETEAETYSNIMTSQGLGVEGFLSYLGVRTIGEAKQPVYAGMKAPAKTSYVTDS; encoded by the exons ATGTCGGGAAAAACAAAAGTCTACGTCATCGGTGGTATCGTGGTGTGTGTGATTGCCATCATAATAGGGCTGGTTGCTTCATCTCTCAAACAGCTGGAATCTGATGAAA TGGGCATAAAGTACGACAACATTCAGAAAAAGCTGTTTGACTCGGTGGAGCAGGAAGGTTTGCATACTGGCCCGCCAGGCTACAACTTTGTAAAATTCCCCAGCGTCTTCAGGACAATTGAGTTCCCAGAACTGCGATGTCTGAATAAGGACGGAGTCAACACGGAGCTCAATGTGGCTTTCCAATACCAGGCCAGACCAGCTGACCTAAGGTCAATAATTATGGAATTCAAGGACCATGAAACTTATGTGACTGTTCTAAAATATGCAG GAGAGGCGGCTATCCATGAGGCATGCAGTAAGTACAACACCACGGAGTTCCAGACAATACGAGCTATGTTCCAACAGACAGTACGTGAGCATGTCGTCACACGATTTGACGAGCTGAGGGCCAACGTTGCAGACCTCCAG GTAAACAACATAGCCAGACCGTATGCATATGAAGAAGCCATTCGACAAAAAGAAGCAGCACGAGAGAACATTGCG GTTGCCCTCAATGAGAGACCCAGACAACTGACGCAGGCAAACACCGCCAAGAGGGAAGCAGAGACAGCGGCGACTATCGCCATCAATAAAGCCGAGTCTGATGCCAGAATTATTCTCAACAG AGCACAAAATGAGGCCAAAGCCATTGAGAAACAGTACGAGACAGAAGCTGAGACCTACAGCAATATCATGACATCGCAAGGACTCGGCGTGGAGGGGTTCCTGTCGTATCTCGGAGTGCGGACAATCGGGGAGGCCAAGCAGCCAGTCTATGCAGGAATGAAGGCACCGGCTAAAACCTCATATGTGACTGATTCCTAG